From a region of the Posidoniimonas corsicana genome:
- the trpD gene encoding anthranilate phosphoribosyltransferase, producing the protein MPSADFLDTLGTVSAGGDLTMQQMADAIDHIMQGGCSEEQIGLLLTALANKGETVDEVAGAAAAMRRHMRPIQTSRTGLVDTCGTGGGGSQTFNVSTTAAIVAAAAGAPVAKHGNRSITSRSGSADVLAELGVNIEASVDQVERCLDELGICFCFAPLMHPAMKHVGAVRKKLGIRTIFNVLGPLANPAGAEHQLLGAGLPHLRPLLAGAIQKLGTKQTLVVAGRDGLGDVSVTDTTDVTRVTPDGLEEFTWSPADFGVPNGPLEELLIATPAESAERIRGVLDGRPGAARGIVVLNAAAALMVAGKSAAPQEAAQRAAEAIDSGAAKELLAKLGELSHRG; encoded by the coding sequence ATGCCCTCTGCTGACTTCCTCGACACGCTGGGAACGGTCTCCGCCGGGGGCGACCTCACCATGCAGCAGATGGCCGACGCCATCGACCACATCATGCAGGGCGGCTGCAGCGAGGAGCAGATCGGCCTGCTGCTGACCGCGCTAGCGAACAAGGGCGAGACCGTCGACGAGGTGGCCGGCGCCGCTGCGGCGATGCGCCGCCACATGCGGCCCATCCAGACCTCGCGTACCGGGTTGGTGGACACCTGCGGAACCGGCGGCGGCGGGTCGCAGACGTTCAACGTCAGCACCACCGCGGCGATCGTGGCCGCCGCGGCCGGCGCGCCGGTCGCCAAGCACGGCAACCGCAGCATCACCAGCCGCAGCGGGTCGGCCGACGTGCTGGCCGAGCTGGGCGTCAACATCGAGGCCTCGGTCGACCAGGTCGAGCGCTGCCTGGACGAGCTGGGCATCTGCTTCTGCTTCGCCCCGCTGATGCACCCGGCCATGAAGCACGTGGGCGCGGTCCGCAAGAAGCTGGGCATCCGCACCATCTTCAACGTGCTGGGCCCGCTGGCCAACCCGGCGGGCGCCGAGCACCAGCTGCTGGGCGCCGGCCTGCCGCACCTGCGGCCGCTGCTGGCCGGCGCCATCCAGAAGCTCGGCACGAAGCAGACGCTGGTCGTGGCCGGCCGGGACGGCCTGGGCGATGTCAGCGTCACCGACACGACCGACGTCACCCGCGTCACGCCCGACGGGCTCGAGGAGTTCACCTGGTCGCCGGCCGACTTCGGCGTGCCGAACGGCCCGCTTGAGGAGCTGCTGATCGCGACCCCGGCGGAGAGCGCCGAGCGGATCCGTGGCGTGCTGGACGGGCGGCCCGGCGCCGCGCGGGGCATCGTCGTGCTGAACGCCGCCGCCGCATTGATGGTGGCCGGCAAGTCCGCGGCCCCACAGGAGGCCGCCCAGCGGGCGGCCGAGGCGATCGACTCGGGCGCGGCGAAGGAGCTGCTCGCCAAGCTGGGCGAGCTCTCGCACCGCGGCTAG
- a CDS encoding nucleoside hydrolase, whose product MPRKVILDMDPGVDDAIALCVALAEPQIELLAVTATGGNVAPKQATRNVQTIIEQVDPPRWPRIGAASADQLLRTDARHLMGVDGLCGVDFPVAELHNRHPSIKVLSDEIRGAAGEVTVVATGPLSNIATLLKAEPDLATEIGHLIILGGTHSGPGNITPAAEFNIYCDAESARQVFQSPVTKTLIPVDVSSEVMLELDVLERLKQSESRTARFLAKILPNAFRMQRQVLGLEALAVHDVVAVTAAVRPDLFTTEPLHGDVETAGELTHGATVFDRRNVTSARPNMDVAVELQVDGVLQYILGRLKAAP is encoded by the coding sequence ATGCCGCGCAAAGTCATCCTTGACATGGACCCCGGCGTCGACGACGCGATCGCGCTGTGCGTCGCGTTGGCCGAACCCCAGATCGAGCTGCTGGCGGTCACCGCCACGGGGGGCAATGTCGCCCCCAAGCAGGCGACGCGCAACGTGCAGACCATCATCGAGCAGGTCGACCCGCCCCGCTGGCCGCGCATCGGCGCCGCGTCCGCGGACCAGCTCCTGCGGACCGACGCCCGCCACCTGATGGGCGTGGACGGGCTCTGCGGGGTCGACTTCCCGGTCGCCGAGCTGCACAACCGGCACCCCAGCATCAAGGTGCTGTCGGACGAGATCCGCGGCGCAGCGGGCGAGGTGACGGTGGTCGCCACCGGGCCGCTGAGCAACATCGCCACGCTGCTCAAGGCCGAGCCCGACCTGGCCACCGAGATCGGGCACCTGATCATCCTCGGCGGCACGCACTCCGGGCCGGGCAACATCACGCCGGCCGCCGAGTTCAACATCTACTGCGACGCCGAGTCCGCGCGGCAGGTCTTCCAGTCGCCGGTCACCAAAACACTGATCCCGGTAGACGTGAGCAGCGAGGTGATGCTGGAGCTGGACGTGCTGGAGCGGCTGAAGCAGAGCGAGTCGCGCACCGCGCGGTTCCTCGCCAAGATCCTGCCAAACGCGTTCCGCATGCAGCGTCAGGTGCTCGGCCTCGAGGCGCTGGCCGTGCACGACGTGGTGGCGGTCACGGCCGCGGTGCGGCCGGACCTGTTCACCACCGAGCCGCTCCACGGCGACGTCGAGACCGCCGGCGAGCTGACCCACGGCGCCACGGTGTTCGACCGACGCAACGTCACCAGCGCCCGCCCCAACATGGACGTTGCGGTCGAGCTGCAGGTCGATGGCGTGCTGCAGTACATCCTGGGTAGACTAAAAGCGGCCCCCTGA
- a CDS encoding zinc ribbon domain-containing protein encodes MPIRFQCSQCGAGFKAGDAQGGLELPCPKCGANIQVPPPGAPMPEARLAPLDDPLDETQSSGFGDTQVNPFVRAAQPAAEPDAEEAPPDLSAPPPPPPPAATRSNAFESPRAPIERPRDVTLGGDVRVVDIKVPFWSIARLLFQIWLILLVLSFAAWALMAAVLAVVALVFGGGAFRIDGGP; translated from the coding sequence ATGCCGATCCGCTTCCAGTGCAGCCAGTGCGGCGCCGGCTTCAAGGCGGGCGACGCGCAGGGCGGCCTCGAGCTGCCCTGTCCCAAGTGCGGCGCCAACATCCAGGTGCCGCCGCCCGGCGCGCCGATGCCCGAGGCGCGGCTCGCCCCGCTCGACGACCCCCTCGACGAGACCCAGTCTTCCGGGTTCGGCGACACCCAGGTTAACCCGTTTGTCCGCGCCGCGCAGCCGGCGGCCGAGCCCGACGCCGAAGAGGCCCCGCCGGACCTCTCGGCGCCCCCTCCCCCGCCGCCGCCCGCGGCGACGCGTTCCAACGCGTTCGAGTCGCCGCGTGCGCCGATCGAGCGTCCCCGCGACGTCACCCTCGGCGGCGACGTGCGGGTAGTCGACATCAAGGTGCCGTTCTGGTCGATCGCGCGGCTGCTGTTCCAGATCTGGCTGATCCTGCTGGTGCTGAGCTTCGCCGCCTGGGCGCTGATGGCGGCCGTGCTGGCGGTGGTCGCGTTGGTGTTCGGCGGCGGGGCGTTCCGTATCGATGGAGGACCGTAG
- a CDS encoding translation initiation factor, translating to MPGLFDGTPLERPVLCDRCGREQSHCDCPPEPAGAAPVVPPGEQDLRVRRERRRGKWSTVVSGLRADPPQLKELLSGLRTHLGAGGGVSDGELVLQGDHRDAVIERLRSLGYRVKASGG from the coding sequence ATGCCCGGACTCTTTGACGGAACGCCGCTCGAGCGGCCGGTGCTGTGCGACCGCTGCGGCCGCGAGCAGAGCCATTGTGACTGCCCGCCCGAGCCCGCGGGGGCGGCGCCGGTAGTTCCGCCCGGCGAGCAGGACCTCCGGGTCCGCCGCGAGCGGCGACGCGGAAAGTGGTCAACCGTGGTCAGCGGCCTGAGGGCGGATCCACCGCAGCTGAAGGAGTTGCTGAGCGGGCTGCGCACCCACCTGGGCGCGGGCGGTGGCGTCAGCGACGGCGAGCTGGTGCTGCAGGGCGACCACCGCGATGCGGTCATCGAGCGGCTGCGCTCGCTGGGCTACCGCGTGAAGGCGTCCGGCGGCTGA
- a CDS encoding cation:dicarboxylate symporter family transporter produces the protein MPRLKKIVRLNLSAKIVVGLVAGVLCGLFFGEGCAWLGLIGRVYIGLLQMAILPYMVASLIGGIGSLDAAKAKRLAVTAGVVLLASWLLALFFVFLTPLAFPGIEAGTFFSPSLTNVKEFDFVGLYIPVNPFRAMAQTVVPAVAVFSVVTGVALISVERDRKRGLLDMLDVLTTTLTKVAVMVIRLAPYGLFAIAASAAGTMTVQEFGRLQVFMGSFVLMTLVLTFVVMPAIVTVLTPLRYGEVLRAARAALITGFATGNLFVVLPLLVEQGKLLFQERGMRTADTDNFIEVLIPISFNFPNLGKLLTLSFVLFAGWYTGNDVAASDYPMFSVMGILSLFGGVDLALPFLLDQMRIPSDMYQLYVVTGVVNGWFATLLAVMNLFTFTLIATCAATGNLRFSLRRGMVSLAAVCGVLLVTVPLARLGFGRLIGDADLAQQTLTNMRISSGVTAAVLSERPQTSEDTAPAGPTPPRLARVLETGVIRVGHHPNMAPFSFFNQDEQLVGLDVALMHALAEELGVGLEFVPWAYGTRSQQLQQGEIDVAIGGLLLNAKRLATGSFTLPYMTATASVVVEDHRRDEFETWEGIANAQPARLAILGRRVAESVRGRLPGAELTVVESPRDFFEDQDGAFDGIVMSAEGGYAHTILYPRFDVAIPTPQVRGQLAWAIPRGDAEWGEFLNSWIRLKQADGTIQQLYDKWILGKGARETGPRWCIARDVLHWVD, from the coding sequence ATGCCCCGACTCAAGAAGATTGTTCGTCTGAACCTCTCCGCCAAGATCGTGGTCGGCCTGGTGGCCGGCGTGCTGTGTGGGCTGTTCTTCGGTGAGGGCTGCGCCTGGTTGGGTCTGATCGGGCGGGTCTACATCGGCCTGCTGCAGATGGCGATCCTGCCGTACATGGTGGCGTCGCTGATCGGCGGCATCGGCTCGCTCGACGCGGCGAAGGCGAAGCGTCTGGCGGTGACGGCCGGCGTGGTGCTGCTGGCGTCCTGGCTGCTGGCGCTATTTTTTGTGTTCCTCACGCCGCTGGCGTTCCCGGGGATCGAGGCCGGGACCTTCTTCAGCCCCAGCCTGACCAACGTCAAGGAGTTCGACTTCGTCGGGCTGTACATCCCGGTCAACCCATTCCGCGCGATGGCACAAACAGTGGTGCCCGCGGTGGCGGTGTTCAGCGTCGTGACCGGGGTGGCGTTGATCTCGGTCGAGCGCGACCGCAAACGCGGCCTGCTGGACATGCTGGACGTGCTGACCACCACGCTGACCAAGGTCGCGGTGATGGTGATCCGGCTGGCGCCATACGGCCTGTTCGCCATCGCCGCCAGCGCCGCCGGCACGATGACCGTGCAGGAGTTCGGGCGGCTGCAGGTGTTCATGGGCAGCTTCGTGCTGATGACGCTGGTGCTGACGTTCGTCGTGATGCCGGCCATCGTGACTGTGCTGACCCCGCTGCGGTACGGCGAGGTGCTGCGGGCGGCGCGGGCGGCTCTGATTACCGGCTTCGCGACCGGCAACCTGTTCGTCGTGCTGCCGCTGCTGGTCGAGCAGGGCAAGCTGCTGTTCCAGGAGCGCGGGATGCGGACCGCCGACACCGACAACTTCATCGAGGTGCTGATCCCGATCTCGTTCAACTTCCCCAACCTAGGCAAGCTGCTGACGCTGTCGTTTGTGCTGTTCGCCGGCTGGTACACCGGCAACGACGTCGCGGCCTCGGACTACCCGATGTTCTCGGTGATGGGCATCCTCTCGCTGTTCGGCGGCGTGGACCTGGCGTTGCCGTTCCTGCTCGACCAGATGCGGATCCCGTCAGACATGTACCAGCTGTACGTCGTGACCGGCGTGGTGAACGGCTGGTTCGCCACGCTGCTGGCGGTGATGAACCTGTTCACGTTCACGCTGATCGCCACCTGCGCCGCCACCGGAAACCTGCGGTTCAGCCTGCGGCGGGGCATGGTCTCGCTCGCGGCCGTGTGCGGCGTGCTGCTGGTCACGGTGCCGCTGGCGCGGCTCGGCTTCGGCAGGCTGATCGGCGACGCCGACCTGGCCCAGCAGACGCTCACTAACATGCGGATCTCCTCTGGCGTTACCGCTGCGGTGCTGAGCGAACGCCCACAGACGTCCGAGGACACTGCCCCGGCCGGCCCGACCCCGCCGCGGCTAGCGCGGGTGCTCGAAACGGGCGTGATCCGCGTCGGGCACCACCCCAACATGGCGCCGTTCTCGTTCTTCAATCAGGACGAGCAGCTCGTCGGGCTCGACGTGGCGTTGATGCACGCGTTGGCCGAAGAGCTGGGCGTCGGCTTGGAGTTTGTGCCCTGGGCGTACGGCACCCGCAGCCAGCAGCTGCAGCAGGGCGAGATCGACGTGGCGATCGGCGGGCTGCTGCTCAATGCCAAGCGGCTCGCGACCGGCTCGTTCACGCTTCCCTACATGACCGCCACCGCCTCGGTGGTGGTGGAGGATCACCGGCGGGACGAGTTCGAGACCTGGGAAGGCATCGCCAACGCCCAGCCAGCTCGCTTGGCGATCCTCGGCCGGCGGGTCGCCGAGAGCGTGCGTGGCAGGCTGCCGGGCGCCGAGCTCACGGTGGTCGAGTCGCCGCGCGATTTCTTCGAGGACCAGGATGGCGCGTTCGACGGCATCGTGATGAGCGCCGAGGGGGGCTACGCCCACACGATCCTGTACCCAAGATTCGACGTCGCGATCCCCACGCCCCAGGTGCG